One region of Priestia megaterium genomic DNA includes:
- the flhF gene encoding flagellar biosynthesis protein FlhF codes for MKVKKYVVESMPQAMKAIRSDLGEEAVILHSKQIRTGGFLGLFTKAKIEVLAAVDPVEKLSVKKNSAPPEPSMEDNQSFMKQQLSELNTLVSQMSQMPKVSSGSYPKVVEDVLAYLRLQEIDEAILENWEAPMLEYYYLHRPNSNQLMKWTKNWFTNQFKASEWSGPFKKYVSVVGPTGVGKTTTLAKLAAKCVLEQNQKIAFITTDTYRISAIEQLKTYASILNAPLTICYNGEDFKKALLETKAYDVIFIDTAGRNFLEPQYVNDLKKIITFQEDLQTFLVLALTSKASDMKAIYERFASLPVDQLIFTKRDETTHKGSLLNMLYRYGQRAAFTTNGQDVPEDVSSFKIEEFIDDVFGDWKDE; via the coding sequence ATGAAAGTAAAAAAATATGTAGTAGAATCTATGCCGCAAGCTATGAAAGCCATTCGTTCAGATTTAGGTGAGGAAGCGGTTATTTTACATTCGAAACAAATTCGAACAGGAGGTTTTCTTGGCTTATTTACTAAGGCGAAAATAGAAGTATTGGCAGCTGTCGATCCCGTAGAAAAGCTGAGCGTAAAGAAGAACTCAGCGCCGCCAGAACCCAGTATGGAAGATAATCAATCTTTTATGAAGCAGCAGCTCAGTGAGTTAAATACTCTTGTCTCACAAATGAGTCAAATGCCAAAGGTTTCTTCAGGTTCATATCCAAAAGTAGTGGAAGATGTGCTTGCTTATTTGCGTTTGCAAGAAATAGACGAAGCTATTTTAGAAAACTGGGAGGCTCCTATGCTAGAGTACTACTACTTACATCGCCCTAACTCAAACCAACTCATGAAGTGGACGAAAAACTGGTTTACCAATCAGTTTAAAGCAAGTGAATGGAGCGGTCCTTTCAAAAAATATGTAAGTGTAGTAGGGCCAACAGGTGTCGGTAAAACAACCACTCTTGCTAAATTGGCTGCAAAGTGTGTCCTAGAACAAAATCAAAAAATAGCATTTATCACAACGGACACCTATAGAATTTCAGCGATTGAGCAGCTCAAGACGTACGCTTCGATCTTAAATGCGCCTTTAACGATTTGCTATAACGGAGAAGATTTTAAAAAAGCTTTGCTGGAAACAAAAGCATACGATGTGATTTTTATTGACACAGCAGGCCGTAACTTTTTAGAACCGCAATATGTAAATGATTTAAAGAAAATTATTACGTTTCAAGAAGATTTGCAAACGTTTCTTGTTCTAGCACTAACGTCAAAAGCATCAGATATGAAAGCTATATATGAACGTTTTGCTAGTCTCCCTGTTGATCAACTGATTTTTACGAAGCGAGATGAAACAACTCACAAAGGCTCGCTTTTAAATATGTTGTATCGTTACGGCCAACGAGCTGCTTTTACAACAAACGGGCAGGATGTACCAGAAGATGTTTCGTCATTTAAAATAGAAGAGTTTATCGACGATGTGTTTGGAGATTGGAAAGATGAATGA
- a CDS encoding flagellar biosynthetic protein FliO: MLRKFVIVALLISVLAGSNQIVYAESGSASVKECLEKTEKCSESESTDSKEKTELQATPALSAGDIVKMIFAFLLVIGLLFALLKFVNKKGRLLQKNKVVQNLGGTNVGSSKSVQVVKVGNQLFVIGVGENVQLLSEITGQEKQQLLTQYEEQQKNEGEYKVVLPSFLEKFTSKKEEKSSHSFQQLFQREMNEMKIKRQNALKELERNKKNDE; the protein is encoded by the coding sequence TTGCTGCGAAAGTTCGTAATTGTTGCGCTGTTAATAAGCGTATTAGCAGGATCAAATCAAATCGTCTATGCAGAAAGTGGATCTGCATCGGTAAAAGAATGTTTGGAGAAAACGGAGAAGTGTTCAGAGAGTGAGAGTACTGATTCAAAAGAAAAAACTGAACTCCAGGCGACGCCTGCGCTTTCAGCTGGAGATATCGTGAAGATGATATTCGCGTTTTTACTTGTAATTGGGCTGCTTTTTGCGCTCTTAAAATTTGTAAATAAAAAAGGAAGGCTGCTACAAAAAAATAAAGTCGTACAAAACTTGGGTGGTACAAATGTTGGAAGCAGCAAGTCTGTACAAGTAGTCAAAGTTGGAAATCAGCTTTTTGTTATTGGAGTCGGTGAAAATGTGCAGCTTCTTTCAGAAATTACAGGGCAAGAGAAACAGCAGCTGCTTACGCAGTATGAGGAACAACAGAAAAACGAGGGCGAATATAAAGTCGTACTACCGTCTTTTTTAGAAAAATTCACTTCTAAAAAAGAAGAGAAATCTAGTCATTCTTTTCAGCAGCTTTTTCAGCGAGAAATGAATGAAATGAAAATAAAAAGACAAAACGCACTGAAAGAGTTAGAAAGGAACAAAAAGAACGATGAATGA
- a CDS encoding flagellar FlbD family protein, which produces MITLTRLNGKTFTLNALYIEQVEAFPDTTITLTNNKKLVVKDSVEEVNEKVTSYYQRINVLGLQQTTEE; this is translated from the coding sequence ATGATCACTTTAACGAGGCTAAACGGCAAAACATTTACGTTAAATGCTCTTTACATCGAGCAGGTTGAGGCATTTCCCGATACAACTATTACGCTAACAAATAACAAAAAGCTAGTGGTAAAGGATTCAGTTGAAGAAGTGAATGAGAAAGTGACGAGTTATTATCAGCGAATTAACGTATTAGGACTGCAGCAAACGACGGAGGAATAA
- the flhB gene encoding flagellar biosynthesis protein FlhB: MFLVKVDLQFFAGEKTEKATPKKKQDSRKKGQVAKSQDVTTALILLMVFLYFLFGAKQFLQQMMKLLREAFQTYMLEEVTAERVFTMFKHLLPSIALAAGPVMLAAFVAALGANYMQVGILFSTESLQPKLEKINPISGAKRIFAMRALVELIKSTLKIMCIGAVTFFILWIHIEDVLNLSQKSIGDSLVVLSKLVFQMGLAASLMLLFLSLLDYLYQKFDFEKNIRMSKQDIKDEHKNIEGDPLIKSKIKQKQREMAMSRMMQEVSKADVVITNPTHYAIALKYDEEKMDAPYVVASGVDFIAQKIKGIAKSHEIIMVENRPLARALFDQTKVGDAVPEEFFKAVAEILAYVYRIQNKM, from the coding sequence TTGTTTTTAGTAAAAGTTGATTTGCAATTTTTTGCAGGAGAAAAAACGGAAAAAGCTACACCTAAAAAAAAGCAGGACTCTCGAAAAAAAGGACAGGTAGCTAAAAGTCAAGACGTTACCACTGCGCTCATTCTTTTAATGGTTTTTCTTTATTTTTTGTTTGGAGCCAAACAATTTTTACAGCAAATGATGAAGCTGTTAAGAGAAGCTTTTCAAACGTATATGCTTGAGGAAGTGACGGCAGAGCGCGTATTTACGATGTTTAAGCATCTTCTTCCTTCAATTGCTCTTGCAGCGGGTCCTGTCATGCTCGCAGCTTTTGTTGCTGCGCTCGGAGCGAATTATATGCAGGTTGGCATTCTTTTTTCCACGGAGTCCCTTCAGCCTAAGTTAGAAAAGATTAACCCTATTAGCGGAGCCAAACGAATTTTTGCCATGAGAGCGCTGGTAGAACTAATCAAGTCAACGCTGAAAATTATGTGTATCGGAGCCGTCACGTTTTTTATCTTATGGATTCACATAGAAGATGTATTAAATTTATCTCAAAAAAGTATAGGGGACTCGCTGGTTGTTCTGTCTAAGCTTGTTTTTCAAATGGGACTTGCAGCTTCGCTTATGCTTTTATTTTTATCGCTGCTTGATTATTTGTACCAAAAGTTTGATTTCGAGAAAAATATTCGAATGTCAAAGCAAGATATCAAAGATGAGCATAAAAACATTGAAGGAGATCCTCTAATCAAATCAAAAATAAAGCAAAAGCAGCGTGAAATGGCAATGTCTCGCATGATGCAAGAAGTTTCAAAAGCAGATGTCGTCATTACAAACCCTACTCATTATGCCATTGCTTTAAAATATGATGAAGAAAAAATGGATGCTCCCTATGTTGTAGCCAGCGGCGTGGATTTTATTGCTCAAAAGATCAAAGGAATTGCCAAAAGTCATGAAATTATCATGGTAGAGAACCGCCCGCTGGCAAGAGCGCTTTTTGATCAAACCAAAGTAGGGGATGCGGTTCCAGAAGAGTTTTTTAAAGCGGTGGCTGAAATATTAGCTTACGTATACCGCATTCAAAATAAAATGTAA
- the fliR gene encoding flagellar biosynthetic protein FliR has product MSQLILSYPAFLLVLVRVTSFFITVPLFSYKTIPAVHKVGLSASLSVIIATTIDLPVVSLDAQFVLLVVKECAVGLFIGLTAYVFIMAIQIAGGLIDFQIGFAIANVIDPQTGAQSPILGQYLYVFALLFLLSTNGHHLLIDGIYNSYLIIPLDKVAFPVGSQAFATHIITVFSSMFLVAVQMSLPLVGSLFLVDIALGIVARTVPQLNIFVVGFPVKIIVAFILLIVVMGSMFYMMQIIFEQMIEAMRAMIRILGGV; this is encoded by the coding sequence ATGAGTCAGTTGATCTTATCCTATCCCGCGTTTTTACTAGTACTAGTGCGGGTAACGTCTTTTTTTATCACTGTTCCGCTATTTTCATACAAAACGATTCCCGCAGTTCATAAGGTAGGTTTATCTGCCTCGCTATCCGTCATTATTGCGACAACGATTGATTTACCCGTCGTTTCGTTAGATGCACAGTTTGTACTTTTAGTAGTAAAAGAATGTGCTGTTGGGTTGTTTATTGGTTTGACTGCGTATGTATTTATTATGGCTATTCAAATCGCCGGAGGTCTCATCGATTTTCAAATTGGGTTTGCCATTGCCAATGTAATAGACCCGCAGACAGGGGCGCAAAGTCCGATACTAGGTCAATATTTATATGTATTTGCTCTTCTATTTTTATTATCGACCAATGGGCATCATTTATTAATAGATGGCATTTATAATAGTTATTTAATTATTCCGTTAGACAAAGTAGCTTTCCCTGTGGGAAGCCAAGCATTTGCTACACACATCATAACTGTTTTTTCATCGATGTTTTTAGTAGCCGTTCAAATGTCTTTGCCTTTGGTTGGTTCATTATTTTTAGTCGATATCGCGCTTGGCATCGTCGCGAGAACGGTTCCGCAGTTAAATATTTTCGTAGTTGGATTTCCGGTGAAAATCATCGTTGCTTTTATTTTACTAATTGTAGTGATGGGGAGCATGTTTTATATGATGCAAATCATATTTGAACAAATGATAGAAGCGATGCGCGCGATGATCCGCATATTAGGAGGGGTGTAG
- the fliL gene encoding flagellar basal body-associated protein FliL, with the protein MFKNKLISKMIIILLSLTLIGSIAVIVTLKYTEQAGTEKGPSIDDVIKASVDVTDIKTNLKSNNYISISFKIQMDSKKAAAELQKRDFQVRDIIIKRLSDMSAQDFEGTQGLSTLETDIAKQIDQLMENGHVVKIYTTSKVLQ; encoded by the coding sequence GTGTTCAAAAATAAGCTAATTAGTAAGATGATTATTATCCTGCTTTCTCTTACTTTAATAGGAAGCATTGCGGTTATTGTGACGTTAAAGTATACGGAGCAGGCAGGTACTGAAAAAGGTCCATCTATCGACGATGTGATTAAAGCTTCTGTAGATGTAACGGATATTAAAACCAATTTAAAAAGCAATAACTACATCAGCATCTCCTTTAAAATTCAAATGGATAGTAAAAAAGCGGCAGCAGAGCTTCAAAAAAGAGACTTTCAAGTAAGAGACATTATTATCAAACGGCTCTCCGATATGAGTGCTCAAGATTTTGAAGGAACGCAAGGGCTCAGTACGTTAGAAACAGATATTGCAAAGCAAATTGATCAATTAATGGAAAACGGACATGTTGTTAAAATTTATACAACGTCTAAAGTGTTGCAGTAA
- the fliY gene encoding flagellar motor switch phosphatase FliY: protein MNDDMLSQDEIDALLKGTSSLDEFSEPNKSSQVDDYFTEMEKDALGEIGNISFGSSATALSALLNQKVDITTPFVSLVYKEELTDEFPNPHVAVQVQYTEGFSGTNLLVIKHEDAAVISDLMLGGTGENPTEIMDEIKLSAVQEAMNQMMGSAATSMSTVFQKKIDISPPSLDILNIQKGEGTELIPQDDVFVKVSFNLKVGTLIDSNIMQLLSISFAKSLVEELLVPSAEGTAASIEKESDLNEKQTEPPAAEYIQHEETQQAEPVRVPVDVQPASFSEFEHVSSPQGDSRNLDMLLDIPLQVTVELGRTKRTVQEILALSSGAIIELDKLAGEPVDILINSKLIAKGEVVVIDENFGVRVTDIISQRDRINKLK, encoded by the coding sequence ATGAACGATGACATGCTTTCGCAAGATGAAATTGATGCGTTGTTAAAAGGAACTTCTTCACTTGACGAGTTTTCAGAGCCGAATAAGTCAAGTCAAGTAGACGATTACTTTACGGAAATGGAAAAAGACGCGCTTGGCGAAATTGGAAATATTTCGTTTGGCAGTTCAGCAACAGCGCTGTCGGCTTTATTGAATCAAAAAGTCGATATTACCACACCGTTTGTATCGCTCGTGTATAAAGAAGAGCTGACGGATGAATTTCCAAATCCTCATGTCGCTGTGCAAGTTCAGTACACAGAAGGCTTTTCTGGTACGAATTTGTTAGTTATTAAACATGAAGATGCAGCTGTTATTTCAGATTTGATGCTTGGTGGAACGGGAGAGAATCCAACGGAAATCATGGATGAAATTAAGCTGAGTGCAGTGCAGGAAGCGATGAATCAAATGATGGGTTCTGCAGCGACGTCTATGTCTACGGTATTTCAAAAGAAAATTGATATCTCTCCGCCGAGCTTAGATATTTTAAATATTCAAAAAGGGGAAGGCACAGAGCTGATTCCCCAAGATGACGTCTTTGTAAAAGTCTCTTTTAATTTGAAGGTAGGCACATTAATCGATTCGAATATTATGCAGCTGTTATCGATATCTTTTGCCAAAAGTTTGGTGGAAGAGCTCTTAGTTCCAAGCGCAGAAGGTACCGCAGCTTCTATTGAAAAAGAATCAGACCTTAACGAAAAGCAAACAGAACCGCCGGCAGCTGAATACATACAGCATGAAGAAACACAGCAGGCAGAACCTGTTCGTGTACCAGTTGATGTTCAGCCCGCATCGTTTTCAGAGTTCGAGCACGTGTCTTCTCCTCAAGGGGATTCACGAAATTTAGACATGCTGCTTGATATCCCGCTTCAAGTTACCGTGGAGCTTGGAAGGACTAAGCGAACGGTTCAAGAGATTTTAGCATTATCTTCTGGTGCAATCATTGAACTTGATAAACTAGCAGGCGAACCGGTAGATATCTTGATTAATAGCAAATTAATTGCAAAAGGTGAAGTGGTCGTCATTGACGAGAATTTTGGCGTTCGCGTAACTGATATTATTAGTCAAAGAGACCGTATTAACAAACTAAAGTAA
- the fliP gene encoding flagellar type III secretion system pore protein FliP (The bacterial flagellar biogenesis protein FliP forms a type III secretion system (T3SS)-type pore required for flagellar assembly.) codes for MNEVMNLFNSSSPTNISTSVQLLLLLTVFSVAPGILIMMTCFTRIVIVLSFVRTSLGTQQMPPNQVLVGLSLFLTFFIMAPTFSQVNEQALQPLLKEKITLNQAYKKAAEPMKEFMSAHTRQKDLALFLEYADIDKPSSVQDIPLTALVPAYAISELKTAFQIGFMIFIPFLIIDMIIASVLMSMGMMMLPPVMISLPFKILLFVLVDGWNLVVKSLLISFQ; via the coding sequence ATGAATGAAGTGATGAATCTCTTTAACTCGAGCAGTCCTACAAATATTTCAACTTCTGTCCAGCTTTTGTTGCTGCTGACGGTGTTTTCAGTAGCTCCTGGAATTTTAATCATGATGACCTGCTTTACACGAATTGTCATTGTGCTTTCATTTGTACGTACGTCGCTTGGGACACAGCAAATGCCTCCTAATCAAGTATTAGTTGGTTTATCGCTGTTTTTAACATTTTTTATTATGGCACCAACTTTTTCTCAGGTAAATGAACAGGCGCTTCAGCCGCTTTTAAAAGAAAAAATCACGTTGAATCAAGCCTATAAAAAAGCAGCTGAACCAATGAAAGAATTTATGAGTGCTCATACAAGACAAAAAGATTTAGCTCTTTTTTTAGAATATGCGGATATAGATAAACCATCCTCTGTTCAAGATATTCCCTTAACTGCGCTCGTTCCAGCTTATGCGATCAGTGAGCTAAAGACGGCATTTCAAATTGGATTTATGATTTTTATTCCTTTTCTCATTATCGATATGATTATAGCAAGCGTGCTGATGTCTATGGGAATGATGATGCTTCCTCCCGTTATGATTTCGCTCCCATTTAAAATTTTACTATTTGTACTGGTTGACGGCTGGAATTTAGTTGTTAAATCATTATTAATAAGTTTTCAATAG
- the flhA gene encoding flagellar biosynthesis protein FlhA: MSARELPVVIGVVLIIVMLVIPLPSWLLSILIMINISLALLVLLVSMNMKEPLELSVFPSLLLVLTLFRLGLNVSTTRSILGTGEAGGVVETFGHFVIGGNPLVGFVVFIILIIIQFLVITKGAERVSEVAARFTLDAMPGKQMSIDADLNAGMISEKQAIDRREKIQREADFYGAMDGASKFVKGDAIAGIVITLINILFGIIIGMLQMGMSITEASQTFTLLTVGDGLVSQIPALMISTATGIIVTRAASTGNLSEDITRQLFAFPIMLYVTGGTIAALGLITPINDVITMPIAILLGVGGYYLSQAKNQAVREEMAPTEEELEDNEMKSPESVVNLLSVDPIEFEFGYALIPLADTNQGGDLLDRIVMIRRQLALELGLVIPVVRIRDNIQLQPNEYCLKIKGNEVAKGELLLDHYLAISPGMDDELIEGIDTLEPAFKMPAKWISESVKEQAEMFGYTVVDPPSVVSTHITEVIKSYAHELIGRQETKQLIDHTKETYPILIEEVTPNPLSVGDIQRVLAKLLKESVSIRNLPIIFEVLADYGKMTSDTDLLTEYVRQGLARQITSQYTVQEGLLRVLTLSGKVEKTMAEAVQQTEHGNYLSLDPNVSQAIVESIAKQIETLSFQEQSPIVLCSPAVRMYVRQITERYFPHMAVLSYNELEANVEVQSVGVVDI, translated from the coding sequence ATGTCTGCAAGAGAACTGCCAGTTGTTATAGGTGTTGTACTCATTATCGTTATGCTTGTTATTCCGTTGCCTTCATGGTTATTAAGTATTTTAATCATGATTAACATTTCTCTTGCGCTGCTTGTACTGCTCGTTTCCATGAATATGAAAGAACCTTTAGAGCTATCGGTGTTTCCGTCTTTGCTGCTGGTTCTTACGCTGTTTCGATTAGGTTTGAACGTATCGACAACCCGTTCAATTTTAGGAACAGGAGAAGCAGGCGGAGTAGTGGAAACATTTGGCCACTTCGTGATTGGTGGAAATCCGTTAGTGGGGTTTGTTGTCTTTATTATTTTAATTATCATTCAGTTTCTCGTTATTACAAAAGGAGCGGAGCGTGTTTCTGAAGTAGCCGCACGTTTTACCTTGGATGCGATGCCAGGGAAACAAATGAGCATTGATGCAGATTTAAATGCAGGTATGATTTCAGAAAAACAAGCAATTGACCGCCGTGAAAAAATTCAGCGCGAAGCAGATTTTTACGGAGCAATGGATGGAGCTAGTAAATTCGTCAAAGGTGATGCCATTGCAGGGATTGTCATTACCCTTATTAACATCTTGTTTGGAATTATTATCGGCATGCTGCAAATGGGAATGTCCATCACTGAAGCATCCCAAACGTTTACTTTGTTAACAGTAGGCGATGGATTAGTGAGTCAAATTCCAGCCCTCATGATTTCAACAGCGACGGGAATTATTGTCACGAGAGCTGCTTCAACAGGCAATTTGAGCGAAGATATTACACGGCAGCTGTTTGCTTTTCCCATTATGCTTTATGTAACTGGAGGAACAATTGCCGCTCTTGGTTTAATCACGCCAATTAATGATGTCATTACAATGCCTATTGCTATTTTATTAGGTGTGGGAGGCTATTATTTGTCTCAGGCTAAAAATCAGGCGGTTCGTGAAGAAATGGCCCCTACTGAAGAAGAGCTAGAAGACAATGAAATGAAAAGTCCAGAGAGTGTTGTCAATCTATTAAGCGTTGATCCGATTGAATTTGAATTTGGGTATGCATTAATTCCGCTTGCTGATACGAATCAAGGAGGCGATTTACTCGATCGAATTGTTATGATTAGGCGCCAGCTGGCACTTGAGCTAGGATTAGTCATTCCAGTTGTTCGTATCAGAGATAACATTCAGCTTCAGCCCAACGAATACTGTCTTAAAATAAAGGGCAATGAAGTGGCGAAAGGGGAGCTGCTGCTCGATCACTACTTAGCAATCAGTCCCGGAATGGATGATGAGTTGATTGAAGGAATTGATACGTTAGAACCAGCTTTTAAAATGCCTGCGAAATGGATTAGCGAGTCGGTGAAGGAGCAGGCTGAGATGTTTGGGTATACCGTTGTGGACCCACCGTCGGTTGTGTCTACGCACATAACAGAAGTTATAAAATCGTATGCGCATGAGCTGATTGGAAGGCAGGAGACAAAGCAACTAATTGATCACACAAAAGAAACGTATCCTATTTTAATTGAGGAAGTAACGCCTAATCCGCTTTCCGTTGGAGACATTCAAAGGGTACTGGCAAAACTTTTAAAAGAGAGCGTCTCAATTCGAAATTTACCCATTATTTTTGAGGTGCTGGCCGACTACGGAAAAATGACGTCAGACACCGATTTGTTAACTGAATATGTCAGGCAAGGACTTGCAAGGCAAATTACCAGTCAATATACGGTCCAAGAAGGTCTGCTTCGAGTTCTTACCCTTTCAGGAAAAGTTGAAAAAACGATGGCGGAAGCTGTTCAACAAACGGAGCATGGGAACTATTTATCACTAGACCCTAACGTTTCACAAGCTATTGTGGAAAGTATAGCTAAGCAAATAGAAACACTTTCTTTTCAAGAACAGTCTCCAATTGTGTTATGTTCTCCTGCAGTGAGGATGTACGTGCGTCAAATCACTGAGCGGTATTTTCCTCATATGGCGGTTTTATCATATAACGAGTTAGAAGCAAATGTTGAAGTTCAAAGTGTTGGAGTGGTGGATATCTGA
- the fliQ gene encoding flagellar biosynthesis protein FliQ, with translation MNGEFVISLAEKGVYTILIVSGPLLLLALVVGLIISIFQATTQIQEQTLAFVPKIVAVLVGIVFFGPWMLSKMISFTYEIFSNLYRYVG, from the coding sequence ATGAATGGAGAATTTGTCATTTCGTTAGCAGAAAAAGGCGTGTATACAATTTTAATTGTATCTGGTCCTCTATTACTGCTGGCCCTTGTAGTTGGGCTCATTATTAGTATTTTTCAAGCAACTACCCAAATTCAAGAGCAAACTCTTGCTTTTGTTCCTAAGATTGTAGCGGTCTTAGTAGGGATTGTATTTTTTGGTCCGTGGATGTTATCAAAAATGATTTCATTTACATATGAAATTTTTTCAAATCTGTATCGGTACGTAGGATAG
- the fliM gene encoding flagellar motor switch protein FliM, which yields MAGDVLSQNEIDALLSALSTGEMDADELKKENKKQRIRTYDFKRALRFSKDQIRSLTRIHENYARMLINVFSAQLRNVVQVSVVSVDQIPYEEFIRSVPKVTILNVIAVPPLEGHIIMEVNPNIAYAMLDRLLGGQGESGGKISNLTEIETSLVRNLLEKTLDSMREAWSSIAEIEPETSEFEVNPQFLQVISPNEIVIVISLNVQIGDETGMINLCIPHVTLEPIVSKLSVHYWMQSSKKEPNVQEVEQLKEQINDAELQVVAELGKADISIEDFLALDEGDVIRLQTSVHNPLTIYVGEQPKFIAQPGKVSRKVAVQILDDVKRRNERNER from the coding sequence GTGGCTGGGGATGTATTATCACAAAATGAAATTGATGCCCTATTATCCGCGTTATCAACCGGAGAGATGGATGCGGATGAGTTAAAAAAGGAAAATAAAAAACAGCGTATTCGTACATATGATTTTAAACGCGCCCTGCGTTTTTCGAAAGATCAGATTCGCAGTTTGACGCGAATTCATGAAAATTATGCGCGCATGTTAATTAACGTCTTTTCGGCGCAGCTTCGTAACGTTGTACAAGTGTCCGTTGTATCAGTGGATCAAATTCCGTATGAGGAGTTCATTCGCTCTGTTCCGAAAGTAACCATCTTAAACGTGATAGCCGTCCCTCCTTTAGAAGGGCATATCATTATGGAAGTCAATCCGAACATTGCCTATGCGATGCTTGACCGCTTGCTCGGGGGACAAGGCGAGAGCGGTGGGAAAATTAGTAACTTAACGGAGATTGAAACGAGCTTGGTTCGAAACTTGTTAGAGAAAACGTTAGACAGTATGAGAGAAGCTTGGAGTTCTATTGCGGAAATTGAACCTGAAACATCAGAGTTTGAAGTGAATCCTCAGTTTTTGCAGGTAATTTCACCAAATGAAATTGTCATCGTCATTTCATTAAACGTACAAATTGGAGATGAAACGGGCATGATCAATCTATGTATTCCGCACGTGACGCTTGAGCCGATTGTGTCCAAACTGTCCGTTCATTACTGGATGCAATCTTCGAAAAAAGAACCTAACGTACAAGAGGTTGAGCAGCTAAAGGAACAAATCAATGATGCGGAATTGCAGGTTGTAGCCGAGCTAGGAAAAGCGGATATTTCCATTGAAGATTTCCTAGCATTAGATGAGGGAGATGTTATTCGACTGCAAACAAGCGTTCATAATCCGTTAACTATTTACGTCGGAGAACAACCTAAATTTATTGCACAGCCTGGAAAAGTCAGTCGGAAAGTCGCTGTGCAAATTCTAGATGATGTTAAGAGGAGGAACGAAAGGAATGAACGATGA
- a CDS encoding response regulator, whose product MGNRILIVDDAAFMRMMIKDILTKNGYEVVAEAADGQQAVELFKEHAPDLVTMDITMPEMDGITALKEIKNIKSDAKVIMCSAMGQQAMVIDAIQAGAKDFIVKPFQADRVLEAISKAIG is encoded by the coding sequence ATGGGAAACCGAATTTTAATTGTAGATGATGCTGCATTCATGCGCATGATGATTAAAGATATTTTAACGAAAAATGGATATGAAGTAGTAGCGGAAGCGGCAGATGGCCAGCAGGCTGTGGAGTTATTTAAAGAGCATGCACCAGATCTTGTCACAATGGATATTACGATGCCTGAAATGGATGGAATTACGGCCTTAAAAGAAATTAAAAACATAAAAAGTGATGCCAAGGTGATCATGTGTTCAGCGATGGGACAGCAGGCAATGGTGATTGATGCCATTCAAGCAGGGGCAAAAGATTTTATCGTTAAGCCGTTTCAAGCAGATCGTGTATTAGAGGCAATTTCAAAAGCAATTGGATGA